A window of Acidimicrobiia bacterium genomic DNA:
GCACCGACACTGCGATTCGCAATTCGCTATTCGCAATTCGCTTTTGCGCCCTTGGGGATCTGAGGGTTATCGGCGCTCGGATTCGACTTTCGCCACCAGTATCCCGACCGCGTCGGTCACGGGCACCGATTCGGTGGTGGCGTCTTGGCGGCGGACCACCTCGACGTTTCCGTCGGCGAGGCCCCTGGGCCCCACGGTGATTCGGTAGGGGATGCCGATGATCTCGGCGTCGGCGAACTTGACCCCCGCCCGTTCATCGCGATCGTCGAGCAGCACCTCGATGCCGGCGGCTCGCAGTTGGTCGTAGATCCGGGTCGCCGCCTCCACGGTGGCTTCGTCGGTGATGCTCACCACGGTGATCACAACCTCAAACGGAGCCACCGAGACGGGCCAGACGATGCCTTTGTCGTCGTGATGCGCCTCCACGATGGCGGCGACATTGCGGCCCACGCCGATGCCGTAGGAGCCCATCCACAGCTCGCGTTCGTCACCAACCTCGTCGAGGACGGTGGCCGACAGGGCGTCCGAGAATTTCGTCCCCAACTTGAAGATGTGGCCGACCTCGATGGACCGCCGCACCGTGAGCGGCTCGCCGCAGTCCGGGCACCGATCGCCCTCGACCACGGTTCGCATGTCGAGCCAATGATCCACCGCGATGTCGCGCGATACGGCGACCCCACGCAGATGCTTGTCATCCTGGTTGGCCCCGGTCGTCATGTTGACCCGACCCTCGAGGGCCGGGTCGGCGATGATGCTCACTCCGGTGAGCCCCACCGCTCCGAGGCTGCCGGCGTGGGCGCCCATCAGGTCGACGATCTCCTCCTCGTGCGCGGGCCGCACCTCCGGGGCCTCGAGGCCGTCGACGACCTTTTGCTCCATCAGCTCGTGATCGCCGCGCAACAACAACAGCGTTGGCTCGCCACCGACCATGTAGACCAGGGACTTGATCTGACGCTCCGGGGCGGCGAAGTCCGCGAACTCGGCCAGCGCGGCGATGGTGCGGATCCCCGGCGTGTCGAACACCTCCGGCGGCCCGACCCAGGGCTCGTCCGTGATCGGCTCGAGACGCGAGGTGGCCTTCTCGGTGTTGGCGGCGTACCCGCAGGCGGCGCAGGTGGCGACGTCGTCCTCACCGGCCGGGGAGGCCACCATGAACTCCACCGACTCCTTGCCGCCCATGGCACCGGACGACGCATGCACCGGGACCGCGTCGACCCCGAAACGCTCGAAGATGCGCTCGTAGGCACTGCGATGCGCCTCGAACTGGACGTCGAGGCCGGCCGGGTCGATGTCGAACGAGTACGAGTCCTTCATGGTGAACTCGCGGACCCGCAGCAGGCCGCCCTTGGGCCGCGGCTCGTCACGGAACTTGGTCTGCAGGTGGTACCACAGCTGGGGCAGCTGGCGGTACGAGGACAGCTCGGTGGCGATCTGGGTGAAGATCTCCTCGTGGGTCCAGGCGAGAAGCATGTCGGCGCCGCGGCGGTCCTTCATCTTGACGAGGATGCCCTCGACGTCGTCCCAGCGGCCGGACTGCTTCCACACTTCAGCCGGGTGCACGACGGGGAGGAGCATCTCCTGGCCGCCGATGGCGTTCATCTCCTCGCGGATGATCTGCTCCACCTTCTGCGCCACCCGGAAACCGAGCGGGAGCAGCGACCAGGAGCCACTCATCAGCCGACGGATGAACCCGCCGCGCACCAGCAGCCGGTGGCTCGCCGCCTCGGCGTCGGCCGGGTCGTCGCGCAATGTGGGGATGAATGCCTGGGACCACCGCATGTGGGTGGTGAGGGTAACCAGGCGCCAGGCGCCAGGCTCCAGACGGAGCGCTGATGTGTCGTACGCATCCCGTACGATCCCGGCATGACTGACCTGCCCGTCGATGTGATCCGCAGCAAGAAGCGCACGCGGACCTCCCAGGCCTATGTGACAGGCGGACGGGTACGGGTCCTCATTCCCGCCCACCTCTCCACCGACGAAGAAGCCACCGTCGTTGCCGAACTGGTCCAGAAGGTGACCCGCAAACTCGATTCCCAAACCGTCGACCTGGAGCAGCGCGCCCGCGAGGTCGCGAAAAAGTACGGGCTGCCTACCCCGACCAGTATCGAATGGTCCCAGCGGCAGAACCGGCGGTGGGGTTCGTGCTCACCACAAGCCGGGACCATTCGTATTTCGAGTCGGCTCGCGGGCGTGCCCGGGTGGGTGCTCGACTGGGTCCTGGTCCACGAGTTGGCGCACCTGGAGGTCGCCGACCACGGCGATCGGTTCAAGTCGCTCGTGAGTCGCTACGAACTGGGAGAGCGGGCTGAGGGCTACCTCATCGCCAAAGGCGAAGGCTGAGTGCGCTCAGTCTCAGTCACATGGCCAATCCAGCTGCAGCGTGCAGTGTGGAGCGGGAGGCTGGCTATCCCGCTGGTGTTGGCGTATACCGAGGAGGAGGCACGGGCAGGCCGCTGGACCGGGCGGACTCGACCCACACTTGCTTGGCCACGACGACCTCGGCGACGGCCTCTTCGGGGGTCGCTCCGAAAGCCGAGCAGCCTGGCAGGTCGGGAATCTCAGCGATGTATCCGCCGTCCTCGGCGCTGTGCCAGACGTTGATGTGGTGGTCAGTCATTGCGGCTCTCCAGCTCGAGACCTTGCTCGTCCATCGTACGCAGGAACTGGCGAGCCCCCAATGGCCACCCGAGCGAACAGCTACGCCCGAGCGGGCATATGCTGGCGGGGTGCGTGCAGATCATGGCAGCGCCGGGTATGTGGCCGTCGGAGTGGGGCTGATCGCCTTTGGGGTCATCAGCCTGTTCAGCATAGGCTATCCACTTATCTCCATGGGCGTGGCGCACCTGGCCCTGTATCGGGTGCGACATCGTCGATCGATCCGCCTGCCGATAATGGCTGGCCTGGTCGCCTTCTGGGTCGCCTTCGTGCTGGTGAGTCCGATCTGGTGTGTAAGCCGCGACGTGATGGGAACCGGCGAAGTGTGGTGCCGCAGCTTCTTGGGGGCTCGCTACACGGATAACCCGTCGTACCTGCCAGGACTGATCGCCGGCACCGCCGCCGCTGTGATCACGGTCGCTGCGGTACGGAACCGATTGCGGAATGGTGACACCGGTCAACGGTAGGTCAGGGGACCAGTTCGAAACTCGGAGCATGCGACGGCCGCACGCCTGCCGCCACGTTCTTGTCACACTTTGGGGGACCTGGAGCGAGGACTCAGTGTGACGGCGACCAAAGACGAACGCGAGCACATGGAACTGATCGGCGACGACGGCTTCGATGCGTTCTACCGGCGAAACCGCTCCCGTCTAATCGCTCTGGCCTACGCCGTCTCCGGCAGCCGGCTCGGCGCCGAGGATCTCGCCCACGACGCCCTGGAAGCGACCTACCGCGACTGGGACCGTATCCGCGGTCTCGACAACCCGACTGCATGGGTGCAACGCATCGTCACCAACCGTGCCGTGTCGGCGTATCGGAGGCGGGCGTCCGAGGTGAAGACACTCGTTCGACTCCGCGGCGAGCGACACACGGTGGCCTTCCCCGAGGTGCACCCCGAGACCGAGTGGCTGTGGTCCGAGGTGCGACGCCTCCCCCGCCGTCAGATCCAGGTCGTCGCCCTCACCTATGTGGAGGACCTGTCAATGCCGGAGATCGCCGACGTCCTCGGCATCTCCAAGGAGTCCGTCAACACCCACCTGCGTCGAGCGCGGCAGACCCTCGCCCGGCGAATTCCATCGATCGACCCCGAGGAGGCATGATGATCACGCTCGACGACCGCCTGCACGAAGCCGGTGACGACCTCCGGCATGCCGCAGCACACATCCCTGCCCGCCACCTGCCGCATCCGCGGGGTGGGTTGCGCCGAGCTGCCGGGTGGGTAGGGGCAGCAGCGGGCATCGGTGCGCTCATCGCCCTGCCACTGTGGCTGGGCATGGCCAGCACCCCGCCGGAGAGCCCTCCGGTAGGGGGCGAGTCGGAGTCGAGCTTCCCCGATGTCCAACGCTCGGTCTCTCCGTTCGGACTCGACGAGGCTCACATCATCGTCGAGCTGACACCGGGACTGAGTGCCGAGGATGCCGAAGCGCTCGGGGCGATGCTCTCGCTGTTTCCGGAAGTTGAGGACGTCGCGATCGTGACGAGGGACGAAGCGGTCGCTGAGTGGCTTGAACTCCGCGCAGCGACTTTCGGGGACGACGAGGCAAGCATCCAGGGTGCGATCGCGGAGGTAGGAGCATCGATTCGGCTCCTCGTGCACGAAGAGACAGATCGCATCGCCCTCGGCGAAGCGATCGCTGGGCAGCTTCTCCGTCAGGAAGGACAATCAGAGCCGCACCCGGTGATCAGGGTGGTGGTGAACATGAACGACGAACCCTGACACCGGCCCACCGCGTGGGCCGAGCCGAGGACGGCACCAGCCTCGAGATCGTCAACCGAGTTCAGGCGGAGTTGTCGACATATGGACACACCGTAGAGCGCTGCGCCTGACCAGCGTCACGCGAGAGTCATGGCCAACCAGTCGGCGGTCGGACCCCCGGCCGCCCACTGGCGCGCTGCATGCTGCCTGCTGCACGCTGACCGGCGAAAACCGCCTACTCCCCCGCTGCCACTTCGGCGACGCGGGCGCGGCGCGCCTCGACCTGGTTGACGTCGCCCTGGGCGGCGAGCAGTTCGGCGGCGGTCTCGCGGGCCAGTTCTTCGGCGACGCCGTCGGCGGCGGCGAGACGCGCTTCGATGCCTTCGGCGGCGAGCTTGCGGGCCTCGTCGAGCAGGGCCGACACCATCTCGGCTTCGGGGACGACGCGGACCACCTGGCCCTTGATGAACAGATGACCCCGACCCTTGCCGGCAGCGATGCCGATGTCGGCTTCGCGGGCCTCGCCCGGGCCGTTGACCACGCATCCCATGACCGCCACCTGGATGGGGAGCTTCTCGGCCTCCAGCACCCGCTGCGCCTCCTTGGCGACGGCGATCACATCGACTTCCGCTCGGCCGCATGAAGGACAGGCGATGAGGTCGAGCCCGATCCGCTCTCGCAGACCCAATTGCTCGAGCAGCTTGCGGCCGGCCTCGGCCTCTTCCACCGGATCGGCGGTGAGTGAGAAACGGATGGTGTCGCCGATGCCCTCCAGCAGCAGCGTGGCAATGCCGGCGACCGATTTCATCAGGCCCGCGGGGGGTGGGCCGGCCTCGGTAACCCCGAGGTGGAGCGGGTAGTCGGTGCGGTCGGCGAGCAGGCGATAGGACTCGACCATCGACGGCACATGACTGTGCTTCACCGAGATCTTGATGGCGGTGAAGTCGACCTCCTCGAGGAGGCGGATCTCGTGGAGGGCGGATTCGACCAGCGCCTCGGGCACCGGCCCGCCGTGCTTGGCCAGCAGGTCCTTGTCCAGCGACCCGGCGTTGACCCCCACCCGGATCGGGATGCCCCGGTCGCGCGCCGCTTCGGCGACCGCCTTGATCTGATCGGGCTTGCGGATGTTCCCGGGATTGAGCCGCAGTCCTTGGACACCGGCCTCGAGGGCCGCCAGGGCCAGGCGGTACTGGTAGTGGATGTCGGCGATGATCGGCACCGGCGATCGCGGCACGATCTCGGCCAGTGCCCCGGCGGCGTCGGCATCGTTGCAGGTGATCCGCACGATGTCGGCCCCGGCGCCGCGCAACGCATACACCTGGGCGAGCGTGCCGTCGACGTCGGCGGTCTTGGTCGTCGTCATCGACTGGACCGTCACCGGGGCGCCGCCACCGACGGCCACCCCGCCGACCATCAGGCCGCGAGTCTGGCGACGCTCGATCATGAGAGGCGCAGCGGACTGGCGATGTCCAGGTACAACGCGACCAGCCCGAGCAGGACCAGGAAGGCGACGACGACGGCAGCGACCGGCATCAGCTTGCGGACATCGGCGGGCCGCCCGCGCACCTTCTCGTACAACGCCACGGAGAAGTGACCGCCATCCAACGGGTACATCGGAATCACATTGAACACCCCCACGAACACGTTGACCAAAGCGACCAGCTGAAGAGTGAACCCGAGACCGAAACCGGAGGTCTCGGCGCCGATCCGGATGAGTCCGAGGGGACTGGCAGGCCGATGATCGATGACACCGTCGATCTCGTCGGGATCCCCTGAGAACACTGCCCCAAGGAGGTCCCCGAACCCGGCGATCACTTGCCACAAGCCCTGAACCGACAGCACGGAGGCCTCACCGATCGCCGACACGGCGTCGCCCATCCCCGAGATCGGGCCCTCCCGGTGGGTGAACCGTTGGGGCTGCACGCCGAGGAAACCGCGCCGGTCGTCACCTTCGCCGACGGCGGCCAGGGTCACGGTGAGGACGAGCGGACTGCCATCACGGATGATCCCCAGCTCGACCGTGGACCCGGGGCGCCGCCCGATCACGGTGACCAGCCCTCCCCACGACTCGACGCGATCGCCATCGAAGGAAACGACCTCGTCGCCGGGGAGGAGGCCGACGACGGCCGCCGGCGTGAGCTCACCGGATTCAAGCCGTTCCTGGACCGCCTCCACCGTCGTGGTCGCCACCGGGGTCCCGATGATCGACGCCACGGTGAAGAACAGCAGGAAGGCCACCACGAAGTGGCTGCCCACCCCGGCGAGGACCACGATCGATTTCTGCCAGAAAGGCTTCTCGCGGTAGGTGCGGCCCAGGTCGCCCGGGTCCACCTCCTCGTACGGGTTCATGCCGATGATCCGGACATAGCCCCCCAGCGGAATCGCCTTGATGCCGTACTCGGTCTCGCCCCGCTGGGTGGACCAGAGCTTCGGTCCGAACCCGAAGAAGAA
This region includes:
- a CDS encoding proline--tRNA ligase, with product MRWSQAFIPTLRDDPADAEAASHRLLVRGGFIRRLMSGSWSLLPLGFRVAQKVEQIIREEMNAIGGQEMLLPVVHPAEVWKQSGRWDDVEGILVKMKDRRGADMLLAWTHEEIFTQIATELSSYRQLPQLWYHLQTKFRDEPRPKGGLLRVREFTMKDSYSFDIDPAGLDVQFEAHRSAYERIFERFGVDAVPVHASSGAMGGKESVEFMVASPAGEDDVATCAACGYAANTEKATSRLEPITDEPWVGPPEVFDTPGIRTIAALAEFADFAAPERQIKSLVYMVGGEPTLLLLRGDHELMEQKVVDGLEAPEVRPAHEEEIVDLMGAHAGSLGAVGLTGVSIIADPALEGRVNMTTGANQDDKHLRGVAVSRDIAVDHWLDMRTVVEGDRCPDCGEPLTVRRSIEVGHIFKLGTKFSDALSATVLDEVGDERELWMGSYGIGVGRNVAAIVEAHHDDKGIVWPVSVAPFEVVITVVSITDEATVEAATRIYDQLRAAGIEVLLDDRDERAGVKFADAEIIGIPYRITVGPRGLADGNVEVVRRQDATTESVPVTDAVGILVAKVESERR
- a CDS encoding M48 family metallopeptidase, encoding MTDLPVDVIRSKKRTRTSQAYVTGGRVRVLIPAHLSTDEEATVVAELVQKVTRKLDSQTVDLEQRAREVAKKYGLPTPTSIEWSQRQNRRWGSCSPQAGTIRISSRLAGVPGWVLDWVLVHELAHLEVADHGDRFKSLVSRYELGERAEGYLIAKGEG
- a CDS encoding type II toxin-antitoxin system HicB family antitoxin, which gives rise to MTDHHINVWHSAEDGGYIAEIPDLPGCSAFGATPEEAVAEVVVAKQVWVESARSSGLPVPPPRYTPTPAG
- a CDS encoding sigma-70 family RNA polymerase sigma factor codes for the protein MTATKDEREHMELIGDDGFDAFYRRNRSRLIALAYAVSGSRLGAEDLAHDALEATYRDWDRIRGLDNPTAWVQRIVTNRAVSAYRRRASEVKTLVRLRGERHTVAFPEVHPETEWLWSEVRRLPRRQIQVVALTYVEDLSMPEIADVLGISKESVNTHLRRARQTLARRIPSIDPEEA
- the ispG gene encoding flavodoxin-dependent (E)-4-hydroxy-3-methylbut-2-enyl-diphosphate synthase gives rise to the protein MIERRQTRGLMVGGVAVGGGAPVTVQSMTTTKTADVDGTLAQVYALRGAGADIVRITCNDADAAGALAEIVPRSPVPIIADIHYQYRLALAALEAGVQGLRLNPGNIRKPDQIKAVAEAARDRGIPIRVGVNAGSLDKDLLAKHGGPVPEALVESALHEIRLLEEVDFTAIKISVKHSHVPSMVESYRLLADRTDYPLHLGVTEAGPPPAGLMKSVAGIATLLLEGIGDTIRFSLTADPVEEAEAGRKLLEQLGLRERIGLDLIACPSCGRAEVDVIAVAKEAQRVLEAEKLPIQVAVMGCVVNGPGEAREADIGIAAGKGRGHLFIKGQVVRVVPEAEMVSALLDEARKLAAEGIEARLAAADGVAEELARETAAELLAAQGDVNQVEARRARVAEVAAGE
- a CDS encoding site-2 protease family protein — protein: MTGGIIVLVAFVAMIMIHEAGHFVAAKAFKMKATEFFFGFGPKLWSTQRGETEYGIKAIPLGGYVRIIGMNPYEEVDPGDLGRTYREKPFWQKSIVVLAGVGSHFVVAFLLFFTVASIIGTPVATTTVEAVQERLESGELTPAAVVGLLPGDEVVSFDGDRVESWGGLVTVIGRRPGSTVELGIIRDGSPLVLTVTLAAVGEGDDRRGFLGVQPQRFTHREGPISGMGDAVSAIGEASVLSVQGLWQVIAGFGDLLGAVFSGDPDEIDGVIDHRPASPLGLIRIGAETSGFGLGFTLQLVALVNVFVGVFNVIPMYPLDGGHFSVALYEKVRGRPADVRKLMPVAAVVVAFLVLLGLVALYLDIASPLRLS